The Aythya fuligula isolate bAytFul2 chromosome 2, bAytFul2.pri, whole genome shotgun sequence genome contains a region encoding:
- the PTCHD3 gene encoding patched domain-containing protein 3 has protein sequence MGQRRPHEERCSWSNTDCLERPLKRLFEGLGRAVAACPWPFALLPLLVSGGLGSGFIFLPGLQENDIEGQFTPTGGPAKAERELVRLHFPTNDSRFFAQRLATEGSYAALIAVAKQNGSVLSPEARKELMKLNGAVQSLSDADSYKQHCASLLGSCVPPNPLVPLLDSHLLDSLRYPINDSSFFLGTTLGGVRTNGSGYVESARAMKLLYYLREDGDEAEKSREWLETFLREFPGVLARLDLKTVRVTYFTSLSRQQEFEGNTKSVIPLFSVTYFLTITFSIVSCLRLNCIRNNVWLACCGVVSAGLAVLSSFGLLMYCGVPFVVTVANAPFLILGVGVDDMFIMIASWEQSASKTDTKSRLADTYSEAALSVTVTTVTDVLAFFIGTWTTFPSVQSFCLYTGTAFVFCYIYTMTFFGAIIVLNDKREQGNRHWLTCMPVEQGRTSCFYNACCIGSCSSDSSQLQTNETVSEHPMSLFFKKYYGPFLTVKWTKLLVVLLYGAYLGGSIYGCTQIREGIDLRNLASDDSYVIPYYDDDETYFSEYGPRVMVIITGNVSYWEEPVREKIETCLQNIENISYVDKNLTESWLREYTALANGLPINISNKDVFMNNLSILFHYPGFELDINKTHNEITASRFFVQTVNVTSAVDEKNLLNQLRAKAEECRIPLKVYHPAFIYYDQYLVIVQNTIQNVLIAAGAMLLVSLFLIPNPLCSVWVTFAIASVIVGVTGFMTFWDVNLDSISMINLVICIGFSVDFSAHISYAFVTSKESSANKKAIGALHQLGYPVLQGAISTVLGVVVLAAAKTYIFRTFFKIMFLVILFGAVHGLFFIPVFLTFFGYFGTPKIQEIRYRNNKDCP, from the exons ATGGGGCAGCGGCGGCCCCACGAGGAGCGCTGCTCCTGGAGCAACACCGACTGCCTGGAGCGGCCCCTCAAGCGCCTCTTCGAAGGGCTGGGCCGCGCCGTGGCCGCCTGCCCCTGGCCCTTCGCCTTGCTGCCGCTGCTGGTGTCGGGCGGGCTGGGCTCCGGCTTCATCTTCCTGCCCGGGCTGCAGGAGAACGACATCGAGGGGCAGTTCACCCCGACGGGCGGCCCCGCCAAGGCGGAGCGAGAATTGGTGCGGCTGCACTTCCCCACCAACGACTCGCGCTTCTTCGCCCAGCGCCTGGCCACCGAGGGCTCCTACGCCGCCCTGATCGCCGTGGCGAAGCAGAACGGCTCGGTGCTGAGCCCCGAGGCGAGGAAGGAGCTGATGAAGCTGAACGGGGCGGTGCAAAGCCTGAGCGACGCCGATAGCTACAAGCAGCACTGCGCCTCCCTCCTGGGCTCCTGCGtccccccaaaccccctggTGCCGCTGCTGGACAGCCACCTGCTGGACTCGCTGCGCTACCCCATCAATGACAGCAGCTTCTTCCTGGGCACCACGCTGGGCGGCGTGAGGACGAACGGCAGCGGCTACGTGGAGTCGGCCCGGGCCATGAAGCTGCTGTACTACCTGCGGGAGGACGGCGACGAGGCCGAGAAGAGCCGCGAGTGGCTGGAGACCTTCCTGAGGGAATTCCCCGGGGTGCTGGCCCGCTTGGATCTGAAGACCGTGAGG GTGACTTACTTCACCTCGCTGTCCAGGCAGCAGGAGTTCGAAGGAAACACCAAGAGCGTGATCCCGCTCTTTTCCGTAACTTACTTCCTGACGATAACCTTTTCGATCGTCTCCTGCCTCAG actgAACTGTATAAGAAATAATGTCTGGCTTGCATGCTGCGGAGTGGTTTCTGCCGGGCTAGCTGTATTAAGCAGCTTTGGATTGTTGATGTACTGTGGAGTGCCATTTGTGGTCACTGTAGCAAATGCACCGTTTCTTATTCTAG GTGTTGGTGTCGATGACATGTTCATCATGATCGCTTCCTGGGAACAAAGTGCAAGTAAGACGGACACTAAATCTCGTCTGGCCGACACCTACAGCGAAGCAGCCCTGTCTGTGACAGTCACCACTGTCACAGATGTCTTGGCCTTCTTCATTGGCACCTGGACTACTTTTCCTTCCGTGCAATCATTCTGCCTCTACACCGGCActgcttttgtcttctgctaTATATATACCATGACCTTCTTTGGGGCAATTATTGTTCTGAATGATAAGAGGGAGCAAGGAAACCGACACTGGTTAACCTGTATGCCAGTGGAGCAAGGAAGGACGTCCTGCTTCTATAACGCATGTTGTATAGGCAGCTGTTCTAGCGACTCATCTCAGCTTCAGACCAATGAGACAGTCAGTGAACATCCAATGAGCCtattctttaaaaagtattatGGGCCTTTCTTGACAGTTAAATGGACCAAGCTACTTGTGGTGTTGCTGTATGGAGCATATCTGGGTGGCAGTATTTATGGGTGTACTCAAATAAGGGAGGGCATAGATCTTCGAAATCTGGCTAGTGATGACTCTTACGTTATTCCGTACTATGACGATGATGAAACATACTTCTCAGAATATGGACCTAGGGTCATGGTTATTATTACTGGGAATGTAAGTTACTGGGAAGAGCCTGTTCGTGAAAAGATTGAGACATGCCTACAGAATATAGAGAACATTTCGTATGTAGATAAGAACCTCACAGAGTCATGGCTGAGAGAATACACAGCACTTGCTAACGGTCTTCCCATAAATATTAGCAATAAGGATGTTTTCATGAATAATTTAAGTATTCTGTTCCACTATCCCGGTTTTGAGTTGGACATTAACAAGACTCACAATGAAATAACAGCCTCACGTTTCTTCGTCCAGACAGTGAATGTTACGTCAGCCGTCgatgagaaaaatcttttaaatcagTTAAGAGCCAAAGCCGAGGAATGCAGAATTCCCCTAAAGGTGTACCACCCAGCATTCATATACTACGACCAATACCTGGTCATAGTGCAGAACACCATTCAGAATGTTCTCATTGCTGCTGGGGCAATGCTCCTTGtctctcttttcctcattcCCAACCCGCTGTGTAGCGTGTGGGTGACCTTTGCTATAGCTTCTGTTATAGTCGGTGTCACTGGTTTCATGACATTTTGGGATGTCAACCTGGATTCCATATCCATGATCAACCTGGTCATTTGTATAGGATTTTCGGTAGATTTTTCTGCTCATATTTCCTATGCCTTTGTTACGAGTAAAGAGTCATCGGCAAACAAAAAAGCGATAGGAGCTCTGCACCAGCTAGGTTACCCAGTACTACAAGGTGCAATTTCTACTGTATTAGGAGTGGTTGTCCTGGCTGCAGCAAAAACCTACATCTTTAGAACGTTTTTCAAGATTATGTTTCTCGTTATTTTGTTTGGGGCTGTTCATGgtctttttttcattccagtatttttaaccttttttggATACTTTGGCACGCCTAAAATTCAAGAGATTAGatatagaaataataaagacTGTCCATGa